The following are encoded in a window of Rhizobium sp. WYJ-E13 genomic DNA:
- a CDS encoding tripartite tricarboxylate transporter permease, translated as MELFSNLALGFYTAASPENLFFCLIGVLLGTLIGVLPGIGATATIAMLLPITFQLEPVSSLIMLAGIYYGAQYGGSTTAILINMPGESSSAVTAIDGYQMARKGRAGAALAIAALGSFFAGSVSTFLVAVFAPPLTAIALQFGSAEYFSLMIVGLVSSIALAHGSVVKALAMVALGLLLGLVGTDIYTGTPRFTLGIREYADGLNFVALAVGVFGIAEILRNLEGEKTRTVLMAKVSGLLPSKEEFKEMIAPVIRGTVIGSALGILPGGGAILASFASYTVEKRVSKRPQEFGHGAVAGVAGPESANNAGAQTSFIPLLTLGIPANPVMALMVGAMIIQGIVPGPNVATEQPALFWGIIASMWIGNLMLVILNLPLIGLWVKLLTVPYYVLFPVIMAFCSIGVYSVNSNVYDLYAVAFFGLIGYVLAKLRCEPAPLLLGFVLGPLLEENLRRAMILSRGDATTFVTRPISAILLAIAVAVLIIVFLPSVKRKREEVFVEEA; from the coding sequence ATGGAACTCTTCAGCAATCTCGCTCTCGGTTTCTACACCGCGGCAAGCCCGGAAAACCTGTTCTTCTGCCTTATCGGCGTGCTGCTCGGCACGCTGATCGGCGTGCTGCCCGGTATTGGCGCCACGGCAACGATCGCCATGCTGCTGCCGATCACCTTCCAGCTCGAGCCTGTTTCCTCGCTCATCATGCTCGCCGGCATCTATTACGGCGCGCAATATGGCGGCTCGACGACGGCAATCCTCATCAATATGCCCGGTGAATCTTCCTCGGCAGTGACAGCCATTGACGGCTATCAGATGGCGCGGAAGGGCAGGGCGGGTGCGGCGCTTGCAATTGCCGCGCTCGGCTCCTTCTTCGCCGGCTCGGTATCGACCTTTCTCGTGGCTGTCTTTGCTCCGCCACTGACGGCGATTGCACTGCAGTTCGGTTCGGCCGAATATTTCTCGCTGATGATCGTCGGCCTCGTATCCTCGATCGCGCTGGCACATGGCTCGGTCGTCAAGGCGCTGGCAATGGTGGCGCTCGGCCTGCTGCTCGGCCTCGTGGGCACGGATATCTATACCGGTACGCCGCGTTTCACGCTCGGCATCCGCGAATATGCCGACGGCCTGAATTTCGTGGCGCTTGCCGTCGGCGTCTTCGGTATTGCGGAAATCCTGCGCAATCTGGAAGGCGAGAAGACGCGCACGGTGCTAATGGCGAAGGTTTCCGGGCTGTTGCCGTCAAAGGAAGAGTTCAAGGAGATGATCGCGCCGGTCATTCGCGGCACAGTCATCGGCTCCGCGCTCGGCATCCTGCCGGGCGGCGGGGCGATCCTCGCCTCCTTCGCCTCCTATACGGTGGAAAAGCGTGTCTCCAAGAGGCCGCAGGAGTTCGGCCATGGCGCGGTCGCCGGCGTTGCTGGGCCGGAATCGGCCAATAATGCCGGTGCGCAGACGTCGTTCATTCCACTCCTGACGCTCGGGATTCCGGCAAATCCGGTCATGGCGCTGATGGTCGGCGCAATGATCATTCAGGGTATCGTACCCGGACCGAACGTCGCGACGGAGCAGCCGGCGCTCTTCTGGGGCATCATCGCCTCCATGTGGATCGGCAATCTGATGCTTGTCATCCTTAACCTGCCGCTGATCGGGTTGTGGGTGAAGCTGCTGACGGTGCCTTACTACGTGCTATTCCCCGTCATCATGGCCTTCTGCTCGATCGGGGTCTACAGCGTCAATTCCAACGTCTACGACCTCTATGCCGTCGCCTTCTTCGGCCTCATCGGCTATGTGCTCGCCAAGCTTCGCTGCGAGCCGGCGCCGCTCTTGCTCGGCTTCGTGCTCGGGCCGCTGCTGGAGGAAAACCTGCGACGGGCCATGATCCTGTCACGCGGTGATGCGACGACCTTCGTCACACGGCCGATCAGTGCCATTCTGCTGGCGATCGCCGTGGCGGTGCTGATCATCGTCTTCCTGCCGAGCGTCAAGCGCAAGCGTGAAGAGGTCTTCGTCGAAGAGGCGTGA
- a CDS encoding tripartite tricarboxylate transporter TctB family protein, translated as MKSLSFDTTNIICGALLAATGAFFAYQSLNLDIGTALRMGPGYFPLVLSGILVLLGLIILVQAVRVQGEPIEPFAWRGMLFILPAPVFFGLTVRGLGFAPAIFLTAFIACFASSRMNVLFALILSLLLAVFSVGVFSYALGLPFERFGPWVRF; from the coding sequence ATGAAATCTCTCAGTTTCGACACCACCAATATCATCTGCGGCGCCTTGCTCGCTGCGACCGGCGCTTTTTTCGCCTATCAATCGCTCAACCTCGATATCGGTACGGCGCTGCGCATGGGACCTGGCTACTTCCCACTCGTCCTGTCAGGCATCCTCGTGCTGCTCGGCCTCATCATTCTCGTGCAGGCAGTGCGGGTTCAGGGTGAGCCGATCGAGCCGTTCGCCTGGCGTGGCATGCTCTTCATCCTGCCGGCGCCGGTCTTTTTCGGACTGACGGTCCGCGGGCTCGGTTTTGCGCCGGCAATCTTCCTGACGGCCTTCATCGCCTGCTTTGCATCCAGTCGCATGAACGTGCTGTTCGCGCTGATTCTTTCGCTGCTGCTGGCGGTCTTTTCGGTTGGGGTCTTCAGCTATGCGCTCGGGCTGCCGTTCGAACGTTTCGGCCCCTGGGTCCGGTTCTAG
- a CDS encoding tripartite tricarboxylate transporter substrate-binding protein — protein sequence MKILKAMLGVTAAAAVSLLAHTASAQTYPERSITMVVPFSAGGPTDTVARLVAESMSKDLGQQIVVENVGGAGGTLGAGRVADADPDGYTILLHHIGMATSATLYRKLAYDTLNAFDYVGLVTDVPMTIVARKDFEPADLKGLIDYVKANKDKVTVANAGIGAASHLCGMMFMSAIQTPLTTVPYKGTGPAMTDLLGGQVDIMCDQTTNTTKQIKGGTIKAYAVTSPARLDVLKDIPTAVEAGLPGFEVGIWHGVYTPKGTPAEINERLSKSLQVALKDPNVAARFAELGTAPSSDADATPAALKAKLESEIARWKPVIEAAGEYAD from the coding sequence ATGAAAATCCTGAAGGCCATGCTCGGCGTGACTGCCGCCGCTGCCGTTTCGCTTCTCGCTCACACCGCTTCGGCGCAGACCTATCCCGAACGCAGCATCACCATGGTCGTGCCTTTCTCCGCCGGCGGACCGACCGATACTGTTGCGCGCCTCGTTGCCGAATCCATGTCGAAGGATCTCGGCCAGCAGATCGTCGTTGAAAATGTCGGCGGCGCTGGCGGCACGCTTGGTGCCGGGCGAGTTGCTGATGCCGATCCGGACGGCTACACGATCCTGCTGCACCATATCGGCATGGCGACCAGCGCCACGCTTTACCGCAAGCTCGCCTATGACACGCTGAACGCCTTCGACTATGTCGGTCTCGTCACGGATGTTCCGATGACGATCGTCGCCCGCAAGGATTTCGAACCAGCCGATCTGAAGGGCCTGATCGACTATGTGAAGGCGAACAAGGACAAGGTTACCGTCGCCAATGCGGGTATCGGTGCGGCATCCCACCTTTGCGGCATGATGTTCATGAGCGCCATCCAGACACCGCTCACGACCGTTCCCTACAAGGGTACCGGTCCGGCCATGACAGATCTTCTCGGCGGCCAGGTCGATATCATGTGCGACCAGACGACCAATACGACGAAGCAGATCAAGGGCGGTACGATCAAGGCCTATGCGGTGACCTCGCCGGCTCGCCTTGATGTTCTCAAGGACATTCCGACGGCGGTCGAAGCCGGCTTGCCGGGCTTCGAAGTCGGTATCTGGCATGGCGTCTACACGCCGAAGGGCACGCCGGCCGAAATCAATGAGCGTCTGTCGAAGTCGCTGCAGGTCGCGCTGAAGGACCCGAACGTCGCCGCCCGCTTTGCCGAGCTTGGCACGGCTCCCTCTTCGGACGCCGATGCGACGCCGGCTGCGCTGAAGGCGAAGCTCGAGAGCGAAATCGCCCGTTGGAAGCCCGTCATCGAAGCTGCCGGCGAATACGCGGACTGA
- a CDS encoding sigma-54 dependent transcriptional regulator: MNEQKILLVDDEEELRRSTAQALELSGFSVETFSNADHVLELIGYSFPGVVVTDIRMPGMDGMTLMQKIRELDTEVPVILVTGHGDVQLAVKAMREGAYDFIEKPFTPQMLAGVIRRAMERRGLVLENRLLKAVAGKRDDIEARLPGRTQIMVDLRYRIRAIGASDADTLIIGDTGAGKEVVARALHDISARASRPFIAINCAALPANLIESELFGHEAGAFPGAVRPRYGKFEHGRGGTILLDEIGSMPVDLQAKFLRVLQERMISRLGSNEIVPLDVRFIATSKVDLEAEVASGRFRADLLYRLNVATLHVPSLSQRRADIPLLFMQLVREAAARYGKDEMAVPPDVISDIGQRDWPGNVRELRNAADRFVLGLDGGGRQAEAAGLAERVAEFERGVIANALVAHGGSLKPVYESLGISRKTLYEKMQKYGLDKKLLVNEMTGETRREL; this comes from the coding sequence ATGAACGAACAGAAGATATTGCTCGTCGATGACGAGGAGGAACTGCGCCGCTCGACGGCGCAGGCGCTGGAATTATCAGGTTTCAGCGTCGAGACGTTTTCGAACGCGGATCATGTGCTGGAGCTGATCGGCTACAGTTTTCCGGGTGTCGTCGTCACCGATATCCGCATGCCCGGCATGGACGGCATGACGCTGATGCAGAAGATCCGCGAACTCGATACCGAGGTGCCGGTTATTCTCGTCACCGGGCATGGCGATGTGCAGCTTGCCGTCAAGGCGATGCGCGAGGGCGCCTATGACTTCATCGAGAAGCCTTTTACGCCGCAGATGCTTGCCGGCGTCATCCGCCGCGCCATGGAGCGGCGCGGCCTCGTGCTTGAAAACCGGCTGCTGAAGGCAGTTGCCGGCAAGCGCGACGATATCGAGGCCCGGCTGCCTGGGCGCACCCAGATCATGGTCGATCTGCGATACCGCATCCGTGCGATCGGGGCGAGCGATGCCGACACGCTTATTATCGGTGATACAGGGGCCGGCAAGGAAGTGGTGGCGCGTGCGCTGCACGATATCAGCGCAAGGGCAAGCAGACCATTCATTGCCATCAATTGTGCGGCACTGCCGGCAAACCTGATCGAAAGCGAGCTTTTCGGCCACGAGGCCGGCGCCTTCCCGGGCGCGGTGCGGCCTCGTTACGGCAAGTTCGAACATGGACGCGGCGGCACCATCCTCCTCGATGAGATCGGCTCCATGCCGGTCGATCTGCAGGCGAAGTTCCTGCGAGTGCTGCAGGAGAGAATGATTTCGCGGCTCGGTTCGAACGAGATCGTGCCGCTCGATGTGCGATTCATCGCGACAAGCAAGGTCGATCTGGAAGCGGAGGTCGCGAGCGGCCGGTTCCGCGCCGATCTTCTCTATCGCCTGAATGTCGCGACCCTTCATGTGCCGTCGCTCTCGCAACGCCGGGCAGACATCCCACTGCTTTTCATGCAACTCGTCAGGGAGGCGGCAGCACGCTACGGCAAGGATGAGATGGCCGTGCCGCCGGATGTGATTTCCGACATCGGGCAGCGTGACTGGCCCGGGAATGTCCGCGAATTGCGCAATGCCGCTGACCGCTTCGTGCTTGGCCTCGACGGCGGCGGCAGGCAGGCCGAGGCTGCGGGGCTTGCCGAACGTGTCGCCGAATTCGAGCGCGGCGTGATTGCGAATGCGCTTGTCGCCCATGGCGGCAGCCTGAAGCCGGTCTATGAATCGCTCGGCATTTCGCGCAAGACGCTTTATGAGAAGATGCAGAAATATGGTCTCGACAAGAAGCTGTTGGTCAATGAGATGACCGGCGAGACGCGCCGCGAGCTCTGA
- a CDS encoding sensor histidine kinase — MPPRERRLKGRSETLSSRYRVIVALCAAPLLVFAFFYYGSAVATRAYMGEASAQAGTALRLAVSALSGHLSRYEALPALIADHNDIKDLVTRPDDRSLRDNANLYLKEINGLLKSSDIYVVRPDGETIAASNFDNPGSFVGENFSYRPYFQEAIGGHHARFYALGTTSLKRGYYFSSPIWVDGEIRGVIVFKVDIDVIESSWSGGEYRIFVSDPEGIIFMSDSSDWLYGAILPLSADRVARTEASRRYANAKLVELPVIRHRFEDHDLMTLAGDRGQSEYLVLSHYMPAEDWTVNVLMDTSSIRTQARTALVVVFLVLCIAALTFAILRQRRVRLAERLQLQAEAQNELERRVDERTADLARVNSRIEEEIAERRLTEQQLRQTQADLIQAGKLAGLGQMSAALSHEFNQPLAAAKTYTDSAAVLLERGRTAEAQDNIQRIGGLIDRMASISRHLRNFARKPNEKLGPVPLDEAIRDTLEIIAWRLKAADADLRLHLGARPPVVKAGSVRLQQVLVNVISNAADAVEGLEDRRIEVSASEEAGRVVLTVRDHGPGVPAAIAERIFDPFFTTKGVGKGLGLGLSISYNIIKDFGGSLTVSNHPEVGAVFRIELLAAAGMVPEAAE, encoded by the coding sequence ATGCCTCCACGGGAGCGGAGGCTGAAAGGGAGGAGCGAGACTCTGTCTTCGCGCTATCGTGTCATTGTGGCGCTCTGCGCTGCACCCTTGCTTGTTTTCGCTTTCTTCTATTACGGGAGCGCGGTCGCCACGCGCGCCTATATGGGTGAAGCCTCGGCGCAGGCGGGTACCGCGCTCAGGCTTGCGGTTTCCGCGCTTAGCGGCCATCTCAGCCGCTACGAGGCCTTGCCGGCGCTGATCGCCGATCACAACGATATCAAGGATCTCGTGACCCGGCCGGATGATCGGTCGCTGCGCGACAATGCCAATCTCTACCTGAAGGAAATTAACGGACTCCTGAAATCCTCCGACATCTATGTCGTGCGGCCGGATGGCGAGACGATTGCTGCCAGCAATTTTGACAACCCCGGCAGTTTCGTCGGTGAAAACTTCAGCTACCGACCGTATTTCCAGGAGGCGATCGGCGGGCATCATGCACGCTTCTATGCACTCGGCACGACCTCGCTGAAGCGCGGCTATTATTTCTCTTCCCCGATCTGGGTCGATGGAGAAATCCGCGGCGTCATCGTTTTCAAGGTGGATATCGATGTGATCGAATCCTCCTGGAGCGGCGGTGAGTACCGTATCTTCGTCTCCGATCCCGAGGGCATCATCTTCATGTCTGACAGTTCGGACTGGCTCTATGGGGCAATCCTGCCCCTGAGTGCGGATCGCGTGGCGCGCACCGAGGCATCGCGACGTTATGCCAATGCCAAGCTCGTCGAATTGCCGGTCATCCGCCATCGCTTCGAGGATCATGACCTGATGACGCTCGCTGGCGATCGCGGTCAGAGCGAATATCTCGTCCTTTCGCATTACATGCCGGCCGAAGACTGGACCGTGAACGTGCTCATGGATACGAGCTCCATCCGGACGCAGGCCCGCACGGCGCTGGTTGTGGTGTTCCTTGTTCTATGCATTGCCGCGCTGACATTCGCCATTCTGCGGCAGCGGCGCGTGCGGCTTGCGGAGCGCCTGCAATTGCAGGCCGAGGCTCAGAACGAGTTGGAGCGGCGGGTCGATGAGCGCACGGCCGATCTTGCCCGCGTCAACAGCCGCATCGAGGAGGAGATCGCCGAGCGGCGTCTGACAGAGCAGCAGCTGCGCCAGACACAGGCCGATCTCATCCAGGCGGGCAAGCTTGCCGGGCTTGGGCAGATGTCGGCGGCGCTTTCGCATGAGTTCAACCAGCCGCTCGCCGCCGCCAAGACCTATACGGACAGTGCCGCCGTTCTGCTGGAGAGGGGCCGCACTGCCGAAGCGCAGGACAATATCCAGCGCATCGGCGGGCTGATCGACCGCATGGCCTCGATCAGCAGGCACCTGCGCAATTTCGCACGCAAGCCCAATGAGAAGCTCGGTCCCGTGCCGCTCGACGAGGCGATCCGCGACACGCTGGAGATCATCGCCTGGCGACTGAAGGCGGCTGATGCCGATCTCCGGCTGCATCTTGGGGCGCGGCCGCCGGTGGTCAAAGCCGGCTCGGTGCGTCTGCAGCAGGTGCTGGTCAATGTGATCTCGAATGCGGCCGATGCGGTCGAGGGACTGGAGGATCGGCGTATCGAGGTTTCGGCATCCGAAGAGGCTGGCAGGGTGGTTCTGACCGTACGCGATCATGGACCGGGCGTGCCGGCCGCGATTGCCGAGCGCATCTTCGATCCCTTCTTTACCACCAAGGGCGTCGGCAAGGGGCTTGGGCTCGGGCTTTCCATCTCCTACAACATCATCAAGGATTTCGGTGGCAGCTTGACCGTCTCCAACCATCCGGAGGTTGGGGCAGTATTCCGTATCGAGCTTTTGGCGGCGGCAGGCATGGTGCCGGAGGCGGCGGAATGA
- a CDS encoding sulfite oxidase-like oxidoreductase codes for MSDDQIPDDSKLTTSKRRWAAEGKFLTGRISRPETERLPPGQHLVKNWPVLDLGQQPIISIESWRLEVLGLVETPLDLNWAAFQALEQSSMVSDIHCVTTWSRYDNKWKGVATRDLLDLAMPKAEAGYVMLTSYDGYTTNLPLSDFAAEDAILATAWEGLPLTRDHGGPMRLVVPHLYFWKSAKWLRRIDLLPTDKAGFWEKNGYHMYGDPWREQRYSED; via the coding sequence ATGAGCGACGACCAAATCCCCGATGATAGCAAGCTCACGACGTCCAAGCGCCGCTGGGCGGCCGAGGGAAAGTTTCTGACCGGCCGCATCAGCCGCCCGGAAACCGAGCGCCTGCCACCCGGCCAGCATCTGGTCAAAAACTGGCCGGTCCTCGACCTCGGCCAGCAGCCGATTATTTCCATCGAGAGCTGGCGGCTGGAGGTTCTAGGTCTAGTCGAGACACCGCTCGACCTCAATTGGGCGGCCTTCCAGGCGCTGGAACAGAGCAGCATGGTCAGCGATATCCATTGTGTCACGACATGGTCTCGATACGATAACAAGTGGAAGGGCGTTGCCACCCGCGACCTGCTCGATCTCGCCATGCCGAAAGCGGAAGCCGGTTACGTCATGCTGACCAGCTATGACGGCTATACGACCAATCTGCCGCTTTCCGATTTCGCTGCTGAAGACGCCATTCTCGCCACCGCATGGGAGGGTTTGCCGCTGACCCGCGATCACGGCGGACCGATGCGCCTCGTCGTTCCGCACCTTTATTTTTGGAAAAGCGCCAAATGGCTGCGCCGTATCGATCTGCTGCCGACCGACAAGGCCGGCTTCTGGGAAAAGAACGGCTACCATATGTATGGCGATCCGTGGCGCGAGCAGCGCTATTCGGAAGACTGA
- a CDS encoding CbtA family protein yields the protein MVGNLLLRGMVAGLIAGVLVFAFARFFGEPLVDAAIAFEEAISQAAGQAAEPEIVSRATQAGLGLFTGVIVYSVAIGGLFALVFAFVQGRFSSLSVRGTSAVIAVAAFVAIDIVPAIKYPANPPAVGNSDTISVRTELFFLMIVVSTASMVAAIALARRLTLNYGAWNAAIIASVAFIVFIGLVEHLLPPINEVPENFSAMLLWRFRTTTIAMHMILWSVLGLAFGALAERRLGVGTGVRSAYR from the coding sequence ATGGTTGGAAATCTTCTGCTCCGCGGCATGGTCGCGGGCCTGATTGCTGGCGTCTTGGTTTTTGCCTTTGCGCGCTTTTTCGGGGAGCCGCTCGTCGATGCGGCCATTGCCTTCGAAGAGGCGATATCGCAGGCGGCCGGCCAGGCAGCCGAACCGGAAATCGTCAGCCGTGCCACACAGGCGGGCCTTGGGCTCTTTACCGGCGTCATAGTATACAGTGTCGCCATTGGCGGCCTGTTCGCGCTTGTCTTCGCTTTCGTGCAGGGCCGCTTCAGCAGCCTTTCGGTACGCGGCACTTCTGCTGTCATCGCGGTCGCTGCTTTCGTCGCTATCGACATTGTTCCGGCCATCAAATATCCAGCCAACCCGCCGGCTGTCGGCAACTCGGATACGATCAGCGTTCGCACCGAGCTGTTCTTCCTGATGATCGTCGTTTCCACCGCCTCGATGGTTGCAGCAATTGCTCTCGCGCGACGGCTGACGTTGAACTACGGCGCCTGGAATGCTGCGATCATTGCGAGTGTTGCCTTCATCGTCTTCATCGGCCTCGTGGAGCATCTGTTGCCGCCGATCAATGAAGTGCCGGAGAATTTCTCTGCCATGTTACTGTGGCGCTTCCGCACGACGACGATCGCTATGCACATGATCCTGTGGTCGGTGCTCGGCCTTGCCTTCGGTGCGCTGGCAGAGCGGCGCCTCGGGGTGGGAACCGGGGTTCGTTCGGCTTATCGATAG
- a CDS encoding CbtB-domain containing protein: protein MSDTAFAPVASPAPIPVGQILPWAIFGGLLMLVAIYFVGTEEGAMALFNGMYVHEFVHDARHLLGFPCH from the coding sequence ATGTCTGATACCGCTTTTGCGCCCGTCGCATCACCCGCGCCGATCCCCGTGGGCCAGATCCTGCCCTGGGCGATCTTCGGTGGCCTGCTGATGCTGGTCGCCATCTATTTCGTCGGTACTGAAGAAGGCGCAATGGCGCTCTTTAACGGCATGTATGTGCACGAATTCGTGCATGACGCCCGCCATCTTCTCGGCTTCCCCTGCCACTAA
- a CDS encoding histidine phosphatase family protein, producing MTTRLTWINHGATAANRTASFPVDEPLEEKTLGEAAMPTPGRADRVFTSPALRARQTAEMLGFEATVAPSLRDCDYGRWAGRPLMSLHSEEPENIALWMSDPEAAPHEGESLQQLGKRIAGWMNEEMPLGGHVIAVTHTVVIRAAILNVLKAPPVAFWTIDIQPLGMARMTHDGRRWSLRF from the coding sequence ATGACCACCCGGCTCACATGGATAAACCACGGCGCCACGGCGGCAAATCGCACCGCCTCCTTTCCGGTCGATGAGCCACTGGAGGAAAAGACCCTGGGCGAGGCCGCGATGCCGACACCAGGAAGGGCAGACAGGGTTTTTACGAGCCCGGCGTTGCGCGCCCGGCAGACGGCCGAGATGCTGGGTTTCGAAGCGACCGTTGCGCCGTCTCTGCGAGATTGCGACTACGGCCGCTGGGCCGGCAGGCCGCTCATGAGCCTTCACTCCGAAGAGCCCGAAAACATTGCTCTCTGGATGTCCGATCCCGAAGCCGCCCCCCACGAGGGAGAGAGCCTGCAACAGCTTGGCAAGCGCATCGCCGGCTGGATGAATGAGGAAATGCCGCTCGGCGGCCATGTCATCGCGGTTACCCATACGGTCGTCATCCGCGCTGCGATTCTGAACGTGCTGAAGGCACCGCCGGTCGCTTTCTGGACGATCGATATCCAGCCGCTCGGCATGGCGCGCATGACGCATGACGGTCGCCGTTGGTCGCTCCGTTTCTGA
- a CDS encoding bifunctional diguanylate cyclase/phosphodiesterase, which produces MPEFFRTRAGRQCLTIMTLGAALWISGALLDVDSSLVTFMSNFEDYGADKFVLALGIAGAMSFIYSVMRIADLRKEMQLRDAAQARADWIATHDHLTKLPNRYAFERKILPKIADKEGNIPDEARNNVTIFSVDLDGFKKVNDLVGHKGGDVLLVEVAKRICALGNADCVYRFGGDEFIIIALGMTAAREEWFAKVLIQAVTRPILIDGFAVEVGASVGYDRWSEGAEPLEDAAHRADLAMYEAKSRGPNHQLVFEPSMQDKVAERASLETKLRGAIKNKAIKPHYQPLIDLRSGRVCGFEALARWTDEDGMHIPPPVFIGIAEETGMITELFENLLTQACSDALAWPDHVRLSFNVSPVQMEDKLLASRILKVLAASRLPARRLEVEITENALIQDPAIAAHILDELHEAGVQIALDDFGTGYSSLAQLARYRFDKIKIDKSFIATCREDEKQEKIVRAMLALGKSLNIKTTAEGVEEHAQLTYLVQLGCDIGQGYLFGKAMPAAEAGIFIESQNASLASTA; this is translated from the coding sequence ATGCCAGAGTTCTTCAGGACCAGGGCGGGAAGGCAATGTCTGACGATCATGACGCTCGGTGCGGCGCTATGGATTTCAGGTGCCCTGCTGGATGTCGATAGCTCGCTCGTCACCTTCATGAGCAACTTCGAGGACTACGGCGCCGACAAGTTTGTGCTCGCCCTCGGCATCGCCGGCGCGATGAGTTTCATCTATTCCGTGATGCGCATTGCCGATCTTCGCAAGGAGATGCAGCTTCGCGATGCCGCCCAGGCCCGCGCCGACTGGATTGCCACCCACGACCATCTGACTAAGCTTCCGAACCGCTACGCCTTCGAACGTAAGATTCTGCCCAAGATTGCCGACAAGGAAGGCAATATTCCCGACGAGGCAAGGAACAACGTCACGATCTTCTCCGTCGATCTCGATGGTTTCAAGAAAGTCAACGATCTCGTTGGCCACAAAGGCGGCGATGTCCTGCTGGTCGAAGTCGCCAAGCGCATCTGCGCGCTGGGCAACGCCGATTGCGTCTACCGCTTCGGTGGCGATGAATTCATCATCATCGCCCTCGGCATGACCGCGGCGCGGGAGGAATGGTTTGCCAAAGTGCTCATCCAGGCCGTCACCCGCCCCATTCTGATCGACGGTTTTGCCGTCGAGGTCGGCGCCAGTGTAGGCTACGACCGCTGGAGCGAAGGGGCAGAGCCGCTGGAGGATGCTGCTCACCGCGCCGACCTTGCCATGTACGAGGCAAAATCCCGCGGCCCCAATCATCAACTGGTCTTCGAACCGTCCATGCAGGACAAAGTAGCGGAACGCGCATCGCTGGAAACCAAGCTGCGCGGCGCCATCAAGAACAAGGCGATCAAGCCCCACTACCAGCCGCTGATCGATCTCAGGAGCGGCAGGGTCTGCGGCTTCGAGGCACTGGCCCGATGGACCGACGAAGACGGCATGCATATTCCGCCGCCGGTCTTCATCGGCATCGCCGAAGAAACCGGCATGATCACCGAACTGTTCGAAAACCTCCTCACCCAGGCCTGCAGCGATGCGCTTGCCTGGCCTGATCACGTCAGGCTTTCGTTCAACGTGTCGCCTGTGCAGATGGAGGACAAACTGCTTGCCTCGCGGATCCTCAAGGTGCTTGCGGCAAGTCGCCTGCCTGCCAGACGGCTGGAGGTGGAAATCACCGAAAACGCGCTGATCCAGGATCCGGCGATCGCGGCCCATATTCTCGATGAACTGCATGAGGCGGGCGTACAGATCGCGCTTGATGATTTCGGCACGGGCTATTCGAGCCTTGCGCAGCTCGCCCGCTACCGTTTCGACAAGATCAAGATCGACAAGAGCTTCATAGCCACCTGCCGGGAAGACGAGAAGCAGGAAAAAATCGTCCGCGCCATGCTTGCTCTCGGAAAAAGTCTCAACATCAAGACGACGGCAGAAGGTGTCGAGGAGCATGCCCAGCTCACGTATCTGGTGCAGCTTGGCTGCGACATCGGCCAGGGCTATCTCTTCGGCAAAGCGATGCCCGCCGCAGAGGCGGGCATCTTCATCGAAAGTCAAAATGCCAGCCTGGCCTCCACGGCCTGA